In a single window of the Acyrthosiphon pisum isolate AL4f chromosome X, pea_aphid_22Mar2018_4r6ur, whole genome shotgun sequence genome:
- the LOC107882834 gene encoding uncharacterized protein LOC107882834 isoform X3 — protein MIVSTPPKQCAQTMNTVRLCFADTIAFLVVAIGWWAADAVVCCNSSSIVNGGGVPSCQNENRTFHTVEAIGGVTCDDNRTAVPVRKCCPPGRPYDPEVGFCGPAGADDDEYLRRMMQRLRDGFRVVADAVVVGYDYEQPMCNATQVLVDVPTTEVSVLMEANPSVVELPPGYCFDLTPSDELVARTCRPRDQYCGQDGYTCVNKCCKRDKIIVVNDELFSFIFMFDIILLVKRNMLRYLLDDKV, from the exons ATGATTGTGTCGACCCCGCCCAAACAGTGTGCGCAAACGATGAATACCGTCCGGTTGTGTTTCGCTGATACCATCGCGTTTCTCGTTGTCGCGATCGGCTGGTGGGCTGCCGACGCCGTAGTCTGCTGCAACAGTAGTTCAATCGTGAACGGTGGCGGAGTCCCGTCTTGCCAGAACGAAAATCGGACGTTCCACACGGTTGAGGCGATCGGCGGCGTCACGTGCGATGACAACCGGACGGCCGTGCCAGTCCGGAAGTGTTGTCCGCCGGGTCGGCCTTACGATCCGGAAGTGGGGTTCTGCGGACCAGCCGGTGCGGACGACGACGAGTATCTGCGGCGGATGATGCAGCGACTGAGGGACGGATTCCGAGTGGTGGCCGATGCGGTGGTGGTTGGTTACGATTATGAGCAGCCAATGTGCAACGCCACGCAAGTGCTAGTCGACGTGCCCACCACAGAGGTGAGCGTGCTGATGGAAGCGAACCCGTCGGTCGTCGAGTTGCCGCCGGGTTACTGCTTTGACCTGACGCCATCCGATGAGCTGGTGGCCCGGACGTGCCGGCCACGCGACCAGTACTGTGGCCAGGACGGTTACACGTGTGTCAACAAATGCTGCAAGCGCGACAAAATAATCGTCGTCAACGACGA gttattttcttttattttcatgtttgaCATCATTTTGCTGGTTAAACGTAATATGCTTCGATATTTACTGGACGATaag gtataa
- the LOC107882834 gene encoding uncharacterized protein LOC107882834 isoform X1: MIVSTPPKQCAQTMNTVRLCFADTIAFLVVAIGWWAADAVVCCNSSSIVNGGGVPSCQNENRTFHTVEAIGGVTCDDNRTAVPVRKCCPPGRPYDPEVGFCGPAGADDDEYLRRMMQRLRDGFRVVADAVVVGYDYEQPMCNATQVLVDVPTTEVSVLMEANPSVVELPPGYCFDLTPSDELVARTCRPRDQYCGQDGYTCVNKCCKRDKIIVVNDDGPNWKQSEKSFTLSAYETDAEGRPVGWSNSTVLPYCIDLPCFNKEILKDGFKLTTNGSLYRTDKDKLVPDTKYCLEYYTEAGTPMADTQPTGVQAFICAEDTKSSAIRISGWKRLVIVTIVSCRLSCAWRSRCSCTSHCLTSGTSTAITSCATWPASSCRSSAVLSN; this comes from the exons ATGATTGTGTCGACCCCGCCCAAACAGTGTGCGCAAACGATGAATACCGTCCGGTTGTGTTTCGCTGATACCATCGCGTTTCTCGTTGTCGCGATCGGCTGGTGGGCTGCCGACGCCGTAGTCTGCTGCAACAGTAGTTCAATCGTGAACGGTGGCGGAGTCCCGTCTTGCCAGAACGAAAATCGGACGTTCCACACGGTTGAGGCGATCGGCGGCGTCACGTGCGATGACAACCGGACGGCCGTGCCAGTCCGGAAGTGTTGTCCGCCGGGTCGGCCTTACGATCCGGAAGTGGGGTTCTGCGGACCAGCCGGTGCGGACGACGACGAGTATCTGCGGCGGATGATGCAGCGACTGAGGGACGGATTCCGAGTGGTGGCCGATGCGGTGGTGGTTGGTTACGATTATGAGCAGCCAATGTGCAACGCCACGCAAGTGCTAGTCGACGTGCCCACCACAGAGGTGAGCGTGCTGATGGAAGCGAACCCGTCGGTCGTCGAGTTGCCGCCGGGTTACTGCTTTGACCTGACGCCATCCGATGAGCTGGTGGCCCGGACGTGCCGGCCACGCGACCAGTACTGTGGCCAGGACGGTTACACGTGTGTCAACAAATGCTGCAAGCGCGACAAAATAATCGTCGTCAACGACGA tggtcCGAATTGGAAGCAGAGTGAGAAGTCGTTTACGTTGTCCGCCTACGAAACAGACGCGGAAGGTCGTCCTGTCGGCTGGTCGAACAGCACGGTGCTGCCTTATTGCATCGATCTCCCGTGTTTCAATAAGGAAATATTGAAAGACGGGTTCAAGTTGACCACGAATGGCAGCCTTTACCGTACCGACAAAGACAAGCTCGTACCGGACACGAAATACTGCTTGGAGTATTATACCGAGGCCGGGACACCGATGGCCGACACACAGCCTACTGGCGTTCAGGCGTTCATATGCGCTGAAGACACCAAATCCTCAGCCATCCGAATCTCCGGCTGGAAGCGCTTAGTCATTGTGACTATAGTTTCATGCCGTCTGTCGTGTGCCTGGCGCTCACGCTGTTCGTGTACATCACACTGCCTTACCTCCGGAACGTCCACGGCTATTACGTCATGTGCTACGTGGCCTGCGAGCTCATGTCGTTCGTCTGCAGTACTATCAAACTAA
- the LOC107882834 gene encoding G-protein coupled receptor Mth2-like isoform X2, with translation MPSVVCLALTLFVYITLPYLRNVHGYYVMCYVACELMSFVCSTIKLIKLDDINSPLCIPFGYFLLFSCLTSFCWLNVICFDIYWTIRYNNSINRNTSISVRTIMYHIYCWGFSIIWVCTGYLFQHSKHETLLKLSPDFGHRSCWFKEHNGYGVLIFYLVPSCIMMTVNFILFLLTAIHFSRIKSELNEFQQTDDSKTEMFFVYKDRFVMTIKLFLVMGIPYLFKILQMIFRIHWIISDLLRPINRVHGVTIFIILVAKRKIILDLQNKFQRFNRSE, from the exons ATGCCGTCTGTCGTGTGCCTGGCGCTCACGCTGTTCGTGTACATCACACTGCCTTACCTCCGGAACGTCCACGGCTATTACGTCATGTGCTACGTGGCCTGCGAGCTCATGTCGTTCGTCTGCAGTACTATCAAACTAATAAAACTTGACGACATAAACAGCCCGTTGTGCATTCCATTCG gttattttcttttattttcatgtttgaCATCATTTTGCTGGTTAAACGTAATATGCTTCGATATTTACTGGACGATaag gtataacaATTCAATAAACAGAAATACATCAATATCAGTACGTACCATTATGTACCATATTTACTGTTGGggattttcaattatttgggTATGTACtggttatttatttcaacattcaAAACACGAAACGTTACTGAAATTATCACCCGATTTTGGTCACCGTAGTTGCTGGTTTAAAG aaCACAATGGCTACGGAGTATTAATTTTCTACCTGGTACCCTCCTGTATTATGATGACTGTCAATTTCATTTTGTTCTTGCTAACTGCTATTCATTTTTCAAGAATTAAATCTGAACTTAATGAATTCCAACAAACCGATGATTCAAAAAcagaaatgttttttgtttacaaGGATAG aTTTGTAATGACCATCAAACTATTTCTGGTTATGGGAATCccatatttatttaagattttacagATGATATTCCGAATTCATTGGATCATATCTGACTTACTTCGTCCAATTAACAGAGTACATGGAGTaactatatttatcatattagtgGCCAAGCGCAAGATTATTTTGGACTTACAGAATAAGTTCCAGAGGTTCAATAGATCAGAATGA